A region from the Deltaproteobacteria bacterium genome encodes:
- a CDS encoding trypsin-like peptidase domain-containing protein, giving the protein MSRAVPVRPLGYAITFPIFLVTQGEGGKFVRSGDVVGTAFAVHDAFMITAGHVAKEIGAAGARFGVVGLADPFTGDFKGARIVDSEVLPCDVAIIQVEFDLPDSASWFQRPKWRQAALKPFDLVRALGFPYAMRRIFGRSVPVQRGFQGHVVSHLQDFKPMGWDDPGFPIYEVSFAAPRGLSGAPLLNSDGEVSGIVIGNTETKMLVFESEETMTEPTGMTRVERYEALRLGIAVDAKFVLGAQSRLLQASIDVALRTRDLLV; this is encoded by the coding sequence ATGTCGAGAGCCGTGCCCGTGCGTCCCCTCGGTTACGCCATTACCTTTCCGATCTTCCTCGTCACGCAAGGTGAGGGTGGCAAATTTGTGCGGAGTGGAGACGTCGTCGGCACTGCGTTCGCAGTGCACGACGCGTTCATGATTACGGCCGGGCACGTAGCCAAAGAAATCGGAGCCGCAGGCGCTAGGTTTGGCGTCGTTGGCCTCGCGGACCCATTCACCGGAGATTTCAAGGGTGCACGAATCGTCGACTCCGAGGTCCTACCGTGCGACGTAGCCATCATCCAGGTTGAGTTCGATCTCCCAGATTCCGCGTCTTGGTTTCAAAGACCCAAGTGGCGGCAAGCAGCCCTGAAGCCTTTCGATTTGGTCCGGGCCCTGGGGTTTCCATACGCAATGCGCCGCATTTTCGGTAGGTCGGTACCAGTTCAGCGGGGCTTTCAAGGGCATGTTGTCAGCCATCTCCAAGACTTCAAGCCGATGGGCTGGGATGATCCCGGATTCCCAATCTACGAGGTGTCATTTGCGGCGCCTCGCGGTCTCTCCGGCGCACCCCTCCTCAACAGTGATGGGGAGGTGTCGGGCATCGTCATCGGAAACACGGAGACCAAGATGCTTGTGTTTGAATCAGAGGAAACCATGACAGAACCTACCGGCATGACGAGGGTGGAGCGTTACGAAGCGCTTCGTCTTGGGATTGCCGTCGATGCCAAGTTCGTATTGGGTGCGCAATCGAGGCTGCTTCAGGCGTCGATTGATGTTGCCTTGCGGACGAGGGACCTACTCGTATGA